One Sphingomonas sabuli genomic region harbors:
- a CDS encoding alpha/beta fold hydrolase, with amino-acid sequence MSANVITAGSHPLDASGSRPVEDAAVRRALDVIHRHYAEPLQVERLARAAGVSRTILAERFVRAVGEPPMRYCGRWRLHVAAGMLATEKQSIAEVAFAVGFTSEAAFNRAFKRAYGQPPGRWADRHRPSSKPGRAGQAVLYCRARDGTRLAWSAAGRGPPLVKTANWLNHLEFDWESPLWRPWLEELTSTNQLIRYDERGNGMSDWDASDLSFEKLVDDLETVVDAAGVERFDLFAISQGAPVAVAYSLRHPGRIRRMVLLGGYSCGWRHRLSGDDLARREAMVTLTKTGWGSDNPAFRQMFTSLYIPDGSAEQAQWFNELQRVSASPENAVRLQHVLATIDVRPMLARVSVPTLVLHATNDNVVPISAGRVLADGIPGARFVELDSRNHVLLEHEPAWPHFLRLIREFYAGED; translated from the coding sequence CGCGGTGCGCCGCGCGCTTGATGTGATCCACCGGCATTATGCCGAGCCGTTGCAGGTCGAACGACTGGCGCGGGCGGCCGGCGTATCGCGCACGATCCTTGCCGAACGGTTCGTGCGTGCCGTCGGCGAACCGCCGATGCGCTATTGCGGCCGCTGGCGGCTGCATGTGGCGGCCGGGATGCTGGCGACGGAGAAGCAGAGCATCGCGGAGGTCGCCTTCGCGGTCGGCTTCACCAGCGAGGCCGCCTTCAACCGCGCCTTCAAGCGAGCGTACGGCCAGCCGCCCGGGCGCTGGGCCGACCGCCATCGCCCGTCATCCAAGCCGGGGCGCGCCGGACAGGCCGTCCTCTATTGCCGGGCGCGCGACGGCACCCGCCTGGCCTGGTCGGCCGCCGGCCGCGGGCCGCCGCTGGTCAAGACCGCCAACTGGCTCAACCATCTCGAATTCGACTGGGAAAGCCCGCTGTGGCGGCCGTGGCTGGAAGAATTGACCTCGACCAACCAGCTGATCCGCTATGACGAGCGCGGCAACGGCATGTCCGACTGGGACGCGTCGGACTTGTCGTTCGAAAAGCTGGTCGACGATCTTGAAACGGTGGTGGATGCGGCCGGGGTCGAACGTTTCGACCTTTTCGCAATCTCGCAGGGTGCGCCGGTCGCCGTCGCTTATTCGCTGCGCCATCCCGGACGGATCCGCCGAATGGTCCTGCTCGGCGGTTATTCGTGCGGGTGGCGGCATCGGCTATCTGGCGACGACCTTGCTCGCCGCGAAGCCATGGTCACCCTGACGAAGACCGGCTGGGGCAGCGACAACCCTGCTTTCCGGCAGATGTTCACCAGCCTGTATATCCCGGACGGCTCGGCCGAGCAGGCGCAATGGTTCAACGAACTGCAGCGGGTGTCCGCTTCTCCGGAAAATGCCGTGAGACTGCAGCACGTGCTGGCGACCATCGACGTGCGCCCGATGCTGGCGCGAGTGTCGGTCCCGACCCTGGTGCTGCACGCTACCAACGACAATGTCGTGCCGATTTCCGCCGGACGAGTGCTTGCGGATGGCATCCCGGGCGCACGCTTCGTCGAACTCGACAGCCGCAACCACGTGTTGCTGGAACATGAGCCGGCGTGGCCGCATTTCCTGCGGCTGATCCGCGAATTCTACGCTGGCGAAGACTGA
- a CDS encoding aminotransferase class V-fold PLP-dependent enzyme, with protein MNAPTRIKSMLDVRGQFPGVGDWHYLDSAATAQKPQAVIDAIAQAYGPEYATVHRGIYQRSSTMTARYEAARGAAASLIGGQAEETVFTRGATEAINLVARALPRAGRTRVLLSALEHHSNIVPWQLAGYAVDVVPLTGDGRIDLDAAAEIISDDHRVVAFAHVSNVLGAVLDARRAADIAHSKGALLLLDGCQAVPRLPVDVAALGCDFYAFSGHKLYGPTGIGCLWGRAELLDTLPPWQGGGSMIDRVTFEETTYLDAPQRFEAGTPHIVGAIGLHAAIDWAQDLSMDAIHAHECALVAETREALRGLGGVTLYGPDDSAGIVSFNVDGVHPHDTATILDDAGVAVRAGHHCAQPLMDRLGVAATARASFAAHSDSSDVAALVRGVEQVKRIFAR; from the coding sequence ATGAACGCCCCCACCCGCATCAAATCCATGCTCGACGTGCGCGGCCAGTTTCCCGGCGTCGGCGACTGGCATTATCTCGACAGCGCCGCGACCGCGCAGAAGCCGCAGGCGGTGATCGACGCCATCGCCCAGGCCTACGGGCCGGAATACGCCACCGTCCATCGCGGCATCTATCAGCGGTCGAGCACGATGACCGCCCGTTACGAGGCCGCGCGCGGGGCCGCCGCATCGCTGATCGGCGGCCAGGCGGAAGAGACCGTTTTCACCCGCGGCGCGACCGAGGCGATCAACCTCGTCGCCCGCGCCTTGCCGCGCGCAGGCCGCACCCGCGTCCTGCTGTCCGCGCTGGAACACCACAGCAATATCGTCCCGTGGCAGCTGGCCGGTTACGCGGTCGATGTCGTGCCGTTGACCGGCGACGGCCGGATCGATCTCGACGCTGCGGCGGAAATAATCTCCGACGATCACCGCGTCGTCGCCTTCGCCCACGTGTCGAACGTGCTCGGCGCCGTGCTCGATGCCAGGCGCGCCGCCGATATCGCCCATTCGAAGGGCGCATTGTTGCTGCTCGACGGATGCCAGGCGGTGCCGCGCCTGCCGGTCGATGTCGCCGCGCTGGGTTGCGACTTCTACGCTTTTTCCGGCCACAAGCTGTACGGGCCGACCGGCATCGGCTGCCTGTGGGGCCGCGCCGAGCTGCTCGACACGCTGCCGCCATGGCAGGGTGGCGGGTCGATGATCGACCGGGTGACGTTCGAGGAGACAACCTATCTCGACGCGCCGCAGCGGTTCGAGGCGGGCACGCCGCACATCGTCGGCGCGATCGGCCTGCACGCGGCAATCGATTGGGCGCAGGACCTATCGATGGACGCCATCCACGCGCACGAATGCGCCCTGGTGGCCGAGACCCGCGAAGCCCTGCGCGGCCTTGGCGGCGTAACCCTCTACGGACCCGACGACAGCGCCGGAATCGTCAGTTTCAATGTCGACGGGGTGCATCCGCACGACACCGCCACCATATTGGATGACGCGGGCGTCGCCGTCCGTGCCGGCCACCATTGCGCGCAGCCGCTGATGGACCGGCTCGGCGTCGCGGCGACCGCCCGCGCCAGCTTTGCCGCGCATAGCGACAGCAGCGATGTCGCGGCGCTGGTCCGCGGGGTCGAGCAAGTGAAACGGATTTTTGCCAGGTGA
- a CDS encoding HesB/IscA family protein, with protein MNKETKIRQRPAAITLTDSANARVADLMARAPDGAIGVKLSTPRRGCSGLAYSVDYVSEENPADEKIATPGGIFYVDRASVLYLIGSVMDWREDDFAAGFVFENPNATGSCGCGESFTV; from the coding sequence GTGAACAAGGAAACGAAAATCCGGCAGCGCCCGGCAGCAATCACGCTGACCGATTCGGCCAATGCGAGGGTTGCCGACCTGATGGCGCGCGCGCCCGACGGCGCCATCGGCGTCAAGCTGTCGACCCCGCGCCGAGGCTGTTCGGGCCTCGCTTATTCGGTTGACTACGTCAGCGAGGAAAATCCGGCGGACGAGAAGATCGCAACGCCCGGCGGCATCTTTTACGTCGACCGCGCGTCGGTCCTGTACCTGATCGGATCGGTGATGGATTGGCGCGAAGACGACTTCGCCGCCGGCTTCGTGTTCGAAAATCCCAACGCCACCGGGTCGTGCGGGTGCGGGGAAAGCTTCACCGTCTGA
- a CDS encoding SUF system Fe-S cluster assembly protein, translated as MNEERKIEVEEVEAVTPPPRGRVPESAGEKLDRKRDYLAGFLAGETETAPAGDSGNAEVKERIVEALKSIYDPEIPVDIYELGLIYDVAVDADGDALVTMTLTTPHCPVAESMPGEVELRVLSVPGVRDAKVDLVWDPPWDPSKMSDEARLELGML; from the coding sequence ATGAACGAGGAACGCAAGATCGAGGTCGAGGAAGTGGAGGCGGTGACGCCGCCGCCCCGCGGCCGCGTGCCCGAGAGCGCCGGCGAAAAGCTGGATCGCAAGCGCGACTATCTGGCCGGCTTCCTTGCCGGGGAGACCGAAACCGCGCCCGCCGGCGATAGCGGCAATGCCGAGGTCAAGGAACGGATCGTCGAGGCGCTGAAGTCGATCTACGACCCCGAGATCCCGGTCGATATCTATGAGCTCGGCCTGATCTACGACGTCGCGGTCGACGCGGACGGGGACGCGCTGGTCACCATGACGCTGACCACGCCGCACTGTCCGGTTGCGGAATCCATGCCGGGCGAGGTCGAATTGCGCGTCCTGTCGGTGCCGGGCGTGCGCGACGCCAAGGTCGACCTGGTCTGGGACCCGCCCTGGGACCCGTCCAAGATGAGCGACGAAGCCCGCCTCGAACTGGGAATGCTGTGA